A genome region from Leptospira licerasiae serovar Varillal str. VAR 010 includes the following:
- a CDS encoding type II toxin-antitoxin system PemK/MazF family toxin translates to MIRGEIWWVDLGIPFGSEPGFKRPVLIVQDDSFNESNINTVIVVSITSNLNLAEAPGNVILSKKDSNLSKDSVVNVSQLVTLDKERFLDKVGKLKAGKMADVEEGLRLIIGLN, encoded by the coding sequence ATGATTCGTGGTGAAATTTGGTGGGTGGATTTAGGAATTCCATTCGGCAGTGAACCTGGCTTTAAGCGTCCTGTTTTAATAGTACAAGATGATTCTTTTAATGAAAGTAACATTAATACAGTAATTGTAGTTTCAATTACATCAAATTTGAATTTAGCAGAAGCTCCTGGGAATGTAATTCTATCTAAAAAAGATTCTAATCTTTCAAAAGACTCAGTTGTAAATGTTTCTCAATTAGTAACTTTAGATAAGGAACGATTTCTTGATAAAGTTGGTAAATTGAAAGCAGGCAAGATGGCTGATGTTGAAGAAGGGTTGCGGTTAATTATTGGCCTAAATTAA
- a CDS encoding CopG family transcriptional regulator, translating into MKTAVSIPDDLFKTAEKTAKRLGIPRSQLFAKALEEFIQLHSKESVTERLNKIYTNRKDSSKDSINNLSVESLRKSLKNDSW; encoded by the coding sequence ATGAAGACTGCTGTCTCAATTCCTGATGATTTATTTAAAACAGCGGAAAAAACCGCCAAAAGGCTGGGGATTCCTCGAAGCCAACTTTTTGCAAAGGCATTAGAAGAGTTTATTCAATTACATAGTAAAGAATCAGTGACCGAAAGATTAAATAAAATTTATACAAATAGAAAAGATAGCTCGAAAGACAGTATCAATAATCTATCTGTTGAATCACTGCGCAAGAGTTTAAAGAATGATTCGTGGTGA